Proteins encoded within one genomic window of Cytophagales bacterium:
- a CDS encoding DUF6443 domain-containing protein: protein MNLKVILLLLATLTSSVVSLGQTSTKNYVMSLTARDTIKTNLNAQRANQQQVQTDIVYVDGLGRTSQEVMREASPNGSDMVKMYSYDPIGRADKDYLPFRANTTSGAYYNSPLTGLEGFYDAPPTGVDTIDYPYSQTLFDDSPLNRAIETSSPGTPWRSSAEGGTHAVSYTYQFNEANEIRQITVDNSANQIMTATGNYPANELRGMLTTDEDGKMMLEYTNKTGQVVCKINAVGTTDETYTYYVFDDYNLLTFVIPPQAVAEIGTNWSLLNDNNFRSKWLFRYQYDNRNRMIEKQVPGAEKIEMVYDKRDRLVFTLDGNRRNVPVISGTTTSGSVQYVESGTLVVESYQGKNYVRAPGAKILFKKPNFSASKADNFSATKSTSQATYEHQWLYTKYDELNRPVMTGIKSMTQNRSELQAIIDGNNNYDFGVAYIGNVSGNVHGYDDTSYPQASGTEVLTVTYYDKYDFITDFSWRSDYSYANHYPSVKGLVTGGLTKLLKESPVKHLKSVAYYDDRLRSKATITENYFGDADQVVITYRNKVSPLVKRSSTLHRNGTSTTTIEENFTYDHRDRLLIHTHEIVGHGTKPLASHTYNAIGQLIEKDLHDDGSPAQSVDYRYNERGWLTTINGGANDFDDPSTDQFGMELKYNDASSGNFNGNISQMLWKAKGGGVTEATQNYQYSYDNLNRLKLANYTGVGNYDVSGITYDKNGNLQTLQRNTIDNLGYDYIGNQLTRVEDATNNTQGFMNVSSSVGTEEYKYDKNGNMTSDSNKGITNIQYNYLNLPQRVTMNTGQSINYTYDATGVKHLKTFNGKEWTYDGVFHYEKEPSEGSAQLEFILHAEGRALRNQSSWNYHYNVADHLGNIRVTVSENGSVMQRDAYYPFGSTFNHSALSPENLYKLTGNEEQKEWRVFDFNARMFDSWLGRFNSIDPLADTKQESWNPYHFNYNNPIAYVDPTGLFSTHTDSTGNVIAVYDDGDLGVYRHDDATTKEDVDQKRADSETTSGDGKKMGETEYWDDFVYESTGDVVNEYGVGFRIMFGESWDSQINSLANQAQGMDVIQIAMESRNNGVFSIQDQQPGVGKMLNGKYISSKSAGNYLAGLNASMHHLDFDTFQRLAGALHSLNHSNPPKELTVGRMLHVYFGGSYGPAPVYGETLQQYRWSKRGYDAGVSYRRFAPRGVR, encoded by the coding sequence ATGAATCTCAAAGTAATCCTGCTTCTATTAGCTACGCTTACCTCTAGTGTCGTAAGCCTTGGACAAACCAGTACGAAGAACTATGTCATGAGCCTTACGGCCCGTGATACGATAAAGACCAACCTGAATGCTCAAAGGGCCAACCAACAGCAAGTACAGACCGATATCGTATATGTTGATGGATTAGGAAGAACCAGTCAGGAAGTGATGCGCGAAGCCTCACCCAATGGGTCAGATATGGTTAAGATGTACAGCTATGACCCTATCGGCAGAGCGGATAAGGACTATTTGCCTTTTCGAGCGAATACCACATCCGGTGCTTACTACAACAGTCCACTCACGGGCCTGGAAGGGTTTTATGACGCACCTCCAACCGGAGTTGATACCATTGACTACCCTTATTCCCAAACCTTGTTTGATGACTCTCCGCTGAATCGAGCGATTGAAACCAGTTCACCTGGAACCCCGTGGCGAAGTTCTGCTGAAGGAGGAACGCATGCGGTTAGTTATACCTATCAATTCAATGAAGCCAATGAAATCAGGCAAATCACCGTCGATAACAGTGCAAATCAGATCATGACTGCTACTGGAAACTATCCAGCCAATGAGCTTCGAGGCATGCTGACTACTGATGAAGATGGAAAGATGATGCTGGAGTATACCAACAAGACAGGACAAGTGGTTTGTAAGATCAATGCGGTAGGGACTACCGATGAAACTTATACCTATTATGTCTTTGATGATTACAACCTCTTAACCTTTGTGATTCCCCCGCAGGCAGTTGCTGAGATTGGAACCAACTGGAGTTTGTTGAATGACAATAATTTCCGCAGTAAATGGCTGTTCCGCTATCAATACGACAATCGCAATCGCATGATCGAAAAACAAGTACCTGGAGCGGAGAAAATTGAGATGGTATATGACAAAAGAGATCGGTTGGTCTTTACACTGGACGGTAACCGAAGGAATGTTCCTGTGATTTCTGGCACCACTACTTCAGGCTCAGTACAGTACGTTGAGTCGGGTACCCTGGTGGTAGAAAGTTATCAGGGTAAAAACTATGTCAGAGCGCCTGGAGCGAAGATCCTTTTCAAGAAACCCAACTTCAGTGCTTCCAAGGCTGATAACTTTTCGGCAACCAAATCGACCAGTCAGGCGACTTACGAACATCAGTGGTTGTACACCAAATACGATGAGTTGAACAGGCCCGTGATGACGGGTATTAAAAGCATGACTCAAAACCGGAGTGAACTTCAGGCGATCATCGATGGTAACAATAACTATGATTTTGGCGTGGCTTACATCGGTAATGTAAGTGGGAATGTACACGGTTATGATGATACAAGCTATCCTCAGGCCTCGGGTACAGAGGTACTGACAGTCACTTACTATGACAAGTATGATTTTATTACTGACTTTAGCTGGAGATCAGATTATAGTTATGCCAATCACTATCCCTCGGTAAAAGGATTAGTTACTGGTGGGCTTACCAAATTGCTTAAGGAAAGTCCGGTCAAGCACCTAAAGTCGGTAGCCTACTATGACGACAGGTTGCGATCAAAAGCAACTATCACTGAAAACTATTTCGGTGATGCAGACCAGGTGGTTATCACTTACAGAAACAAAGTATCACCCTTAGTCAAGCGCTCTTCTACGCTGCATAGAAATGGAACTTCTACCACTACCATCGAGGAGAATTTCACTTATGATCATCGAGACCGTTTACTGATCCACACCCATGAGATCGTAGGACATGGAACCAAACCTTTGGCCAGTCATACCTACAATGCCATCGGTCAATTGATCGAGAAAGACCTGCATGATGATGGTTCACCCGCACAATCGGTAGATTACCGCTACAATGAAAGAGGTTGGCTAACGACCATCAATGGAGGAGCTAACGATTTCGATGATCCTTCGACAGACCAATTTGGAATGGAACTGAAGTATAACGATGCTTCTTCAGGTAATTTCAATGGTAATATTTCTCAGATGCTCTGGAAGGCGAAAGGCGGTGGTGTAACAGAGGCTACTCAGAATTACCAGTACTCCTACGACAATCTAAATAGGCTAAAGCTTGCCAATTATACTGGAGTTGGCAACTACGATGTAAGTGGCATCACATATGATAAGAATGGGAACCTTCAAACCTTACAGCGCAATACCATTGATAACCTGGGTTATGACTACATTGGAAATCAGTTGACACGTGTAGAAGATGCAACGAACAACACACAAGGATTTATGAACGTTTCATCATCAGTGGGGACCGAAGAATACAAGTACGACAAAAATGGAAATATGACCAGTGATTCCAATAAGGGCATCACCAATATCCAGTACAACTACCTGAACCTTCCACAACGAGTCACAATGAATACAGGGCAAAGCATCAATTACACCTATGATGCAACAGGGGTCAAACACCTAAAAACATTCAATGGTAAAGAATGGACTTATGACGGCGTATTCCATTACGAAAAGGAACCCTCAGAAGGAAGTGCGCAACTTGAGTTTATCCTACACGCAGAAGGTAGGGCGTTAAGAAATCAATCCAGCTGGAATTATCACTACAATGTGGCGGACCACCTTGGAAACATCCGAGTTACTGTAAGTGAAAATGGCTCTGTTATGCAGAGAGATGCTTATTATCCATTTGGAAGCACCTTCAACCACTCTGCCTTAAGTCCTGAAAACCTTTATAAACTCACTGGAAACGAAGAGCAAAAAGAATGGAGAGTATTCGATTTTAATGCCCGAATGTTCGATTCCTGGCTAGGCCGGTTTAATTCAATAGATCCTCTTGCCGATACTAAACAAGAGTCATGGAACCCTTATCATTTCAATTACAATAACCCTATTGCTTATGTTGATCCTACAGGATTATTCAGTACCCACACTGATTCTACTGGAAATGTAATAGCAGTATATGATGATGGAGATTTAGGCGTTTACCGGCATGATGATGCTACGACTAAAGAAGATGTTGATCAGAAAAGAGCTGATTCAGAAACAACATCTGGTGATGGGAAAAAAATGGGAGAAACCGAATATTGGGATGATTTTGTATATGAGTCAACCGGAGATGTGGTAAATGAATATGGTGTAGGGTTTAGGATTATGTTTGGTGAGTCGTGGGACTCACAGATCAATAGTTTAGCCAACCAAGCACAAGGAATGGATGTTATCCAGATAGCTATGGAATCTCGAAATAACGGGGTTTTCTCTATTCAAGATCAACAGCCTGGAGTAGGTAAGATGTTAAATGGAAAATATATTTCATCTAAAAGCGCTGGTAATTATTTGGCCGGACTTAACGCAAGCATGCATCATCTCGATTTTGACACATTTCAAAGACTGGCGGGAGCATTGCACTCATTAAATCACTCCAATCCCCCAAAGGAACTAACTGTAGGTCGCATGCTGCATGTCTACTTTGGTGGTTCATATGGTCCAGCTCCAGTGTATGGAGAGACTCTACAGCAATACCGCTGGAGTAAAAGAGGTTACGATGCAGGAGTTTCATACCGCAGATTCGCACCTAGAGGAGTTCGGTAG